The Canis lupus dingo isolate Sandy chromosome 26, ASM325472v2, whole genome shotgun sequence genome has a segment encoding these proteins:
- the YPEL1 gene encoding protein yippee-like 1 isoform X2, whose translation MVKMTKSKTFQAYLPNCHRTYSCVHCRAHLANHDELISKSFQGSQGRAYLFNSVVNVGCGPAEERVLLTGLHAVADIYCENCKTTLGWKYVSTRPRGDRTDFAAVTRHGTDGNKICKGVKTSHWKPQRIRVLK comes from the exons ATGGTGAAGATGACAAAATCCAAAACTTTCCAAGCTTATCTGCCAAACTGTCACCGAACGTACAGCTGTGTCCACTGCAGAGCCCACCTGGCCAACCACGATGAGCTGATCTCCAAG tCTTTTCAGGGAAGTCAGGGACGAGCCTACCTCTTCAATTCTGT GGTGAACGTGGGCTGCGGCCCCGCGGAGGAGAGGGTCCTTCTCACTGGGCTGCACGCGGTCGCAGACATCTACTGTGAAAACTGCAAGACCACGCTCGGGTGGAAATACGTGAGTACCCGGCCCCGCGGCGACCGCACGGACTTCGCTGCGGTAACCAGACACGGTACAGACGGAAACAAAATTTGCAAAGGAGTTAAGACCTCCCACTGGAAGCCTCAAAGAATCCGTGTCTtgaaatag